A window of the Lactuca sativa cultivar Salinas chromosome 7, Lsat_Salinas_v11, whole genome shotgun sequence genome harbors these coding sequences:
- the LOC111898470 gene encoding uncharacterized protein LOC111898470 encodes MEFLKSFDSDDDVEFVETFFNVVQHVHAEESSNVARTRAVVNRDRQATHDLLVRDYFADNCLYNDDSFERRFRLNKAIFLRISNALESRYDFFKQKPDARGRMGFSSIQKCAAALRYLGYGIAFDASDEYLNVSERTAVECVDWFSACVYEVFHEQYLRKPTQHDIERLYSAHEERHGFPGMLGSLDCTHVAWEKFPTAWRGQFTRGDIGEPTIILEAVASQDLWIWHAFFGVAGSNNDLNVLGQSPLFNDIWTGKAPDMTFTVNGHAYKYGYYVGDGIYPDYSTLMKAYSVPRSEKANFFTKNRNQRERISRGHLESLSKHGM; translated from the coding sequence ATggaatttttaaaaagttttgacTCGGATGACGACGTAGAATTCGTCGAGACATTCTTCAATGTTGTGCAACACGTTCACGCCGAAGAAAGTTCGAATGTAGCGCGTACAAGGGCGGTCGTCAATCGTGATCGCCAAGCCACACACGACTTATTGGTACGTGATTACTTTGCTGATAATTGTCTTTATAATGACGACTCGTTCGAACGTCGTTTTCGCCTGAATAAGGCTATATTTTTACGTATTAGTAATGCTTTAGAATCTCGTTatgattttttcaaacaaaaacccgACGCTAGAGGAAGAATGGGTTTTAGTAGTATACAAAAATGTGCGGCTGCTCTTAGGTATTTGGGATACGGTATAGCATTTGATGCATCTGACGAATACTTGAATGTATCCGAGAGGACCGCAGTTGAATGTGTAGATTGGTTTTCTGCATGTGTTTATGAGGTTTTTCACGAACAATATTTGCGTAAACCTACTCAACATGATATTGAGAGATTATATTCGGCTCATGAAGAGAGGCATGGATTTCCTGGTATGCTTGGCAGTCTAGATTGTACGCATGTGGCTTGGGAAAAATTTCCAACTGCATGGCGTGGTCAGTTCACTCGAGGAGATATAGGTGAACCAACTATCATCCTAGAAGCTGTTGCATCTCAAGATTTGTGGATATGGCATGCCTTTTTTGGAGTAGCGGGGTCTAACAACGATCTTAATGTTCTTGGTCAGTCTCCACTTTTCAACGATATTTGGACCGGCAAAGCACCTGATATGACGTTCACGGTAAACGGGCACGCGTACAAATATGGTTACTACGTTGGTGATGGGATATACCCAGATTATTCTACATTGATGAAGGCATACTCGGTTCCTCGAAGTGAAAAAGcaaatttttttacaaaaaacagGAATCAGCGAGAAAGGATATCGAGAGGGCATTTGGAGTCCTTAAGCAAACATGGCATGTAG